The genomic interval AACCCCGTGGCCCGAAGCTCCTCGAGGCTGGCCACGGCCGCCCGGCTCATGATCGTCTCCTTCACCCCACCGACGACGATGCCGGCCTCGGTGAGGGTGTCCGGGGCGCCGAGCTGCTGGCGGTGCCGACGGAATTGGGCGACCGTGCGCCGGGCCCCTTCCACCCCGTCGATGCCGTCGCTGGTGGCGGTGGCGGCGTAGACCACGGTGTCCGCGGCGTTCAACGCCGACAGCGTCAGCGGGCCGCCCTGCCGGTTGGGGCAGTCAATGACCACCACATCCGCTGCCAGACCGGTCAGTGAGATCTTCAGCCGCAGCTCCGCATGATCAGCCCGATCCGCCTCCCGGTTGGAGACGTTGCGGGCCGAGGGAATCACCCGCAGGTTTGGGTGCCACCCACTGGGCACCGCGAGATCCTCGGCCCAGCCTTCAGGATTCTCATCACCCAAGATCGCACCGACGTGCATTCCTTCCGCCGAGGGCTCCACCCCGAACCACTTGGTGGAAGCCGCACGGGGGTCGAGATCAACGAGTACTACACGGCGCCCCTCGGCAGCAGCGACCATTGCTAAGGAGACAGCGGTGGTGGTCTTGGTGACCCCACCAGATTCGCTGTAGACCATCAGGGTTTGCATGGGTTCATGCTACCAATCTAACGAGCACGCTGGCTAGCTACCTAGACAGCTAGCTAAATAACTAGATAGCTAGGTTGGTCTCAAGATAGGTAGCGAGTATTCTATCTACCAATAAATGAAAGGCCTTGATCCAGTCCGGGGCTCGGAGGTTCCCGCGGCTTCCCTTGGATGCCTCTGTGTTTGTCAAGCGGCTGCCTGGGCAGTCTGGCTTCGTTCAAGACGTCTGGCTTCGTCGCTGATCATCACGCGCCAGAGATGGTCAGCCAGACGTCTCTTAAGGCATCGCGTGGCCTCACGTGGGGTCTTGCCCTGGTCGATCTTGGTTCTGTAGTAGCGATGGCCGCGGCTGTTGGGCATGCGGATCTGGGTGATGGCAATGGTGTGCAGCACGGAGTTGAGCTGCCGATCACCATGCCGGGAGAGCCTGTGGCGGGACTTGTCCGCGCTGGCGATCTCGATCGGCGCCGCCCCCGGCATAGTTGGCGAAAGCCGAAGAGTTGGGGAAGCGACTGGCACGTCCCGTTCGACTGATGAGTCGTCCGGCCATGATGGGACCCACCCCAACTGTCTCGGTCAACGTGCTGCCCGACGCGGCCACGAGCTCGGCAATAGCCTCAGCGTTGGCCTTCAGCTGCTGATCCAGTGACCGGATCTCGGACACCAGGTCCTTGGCCACGGCCTTGCGGGCTTGTTCCACCACCCCACTGGGACGCACCGTACGCAACAAAGCAGTCGCCGCGGCCGCCGACAGACTGCGAGGGGCGCCACCGGCGATCAGGGCCCGCAACAGGGCATGGAGCTGGTTGACGGCCCGCACCCGGGACTGGGCTAGGTTGACGCGGCGTTCGTCCAACACAGCCAACGCCTCCGCCTCACCTTCGGCTTCGACGTTGCGGGCGTCGCTATGGAGAGCGGCCACACAGGCAGCAGCGGCCGCATCGATACGGTCGTTTTTGCGTCCACCACCGCGGGAGAGCTGCCGGATCCGCGCGGTGGCGGTCGAGGGCACGTCGAGGACCTCTTCACCGCGGGCCAGCAGCCACGACGACAGGTGCCGGCCCAACCCCTCAGCGTTCTCAACCACCCAGCGTCGCTGGGGCCACCGGGCCGCCCAGGTCAGCATCCGGCGGTACTCACCCAGACTCGCCTCGATCCGGATCGAGGCGATCTCTTGATGGGTGTCGGGGTCGACCGCCGTGGCGGTGTGGGTGGATTTGTGCGGGTCGATACCAATCAGCATCATCGGAACCAGTCCTTCTGCCTCGAGTGGGGTAGGGATCCGCGGCTGACAATCCGACTTCGAGATACCTGCACCAGCGCCTCACCGTCATGCCTCTGTTGAGTCAAACCGCGAACAGACACCGGCGAGGCGACACACCCAAGGCGAGCCAGCCCGAAGGCGGCAGCAATCATTCGAGTCAACCCGCCCGGTGTCCTACGAGACGCTACGGGCAGCTGACCCGATCACGACACTCGCTACGTTTCATACAAGTCGGCAATCATTTTGGAGGCCCGCTAGGGCCGAGAGAATGTGCGGCAGCCTTCCTCACTAACCTGTCACCTCGCCAATCTGTCGCTGACCATGGAAATTGGGGTTGCTCGAGCAGCTTCCCTGGCCGCTCTTCGCGCTGCCTTTCGGATCCTCTTATGGTGCTCCTCGCTGAGCTCAAGCCGAGGGATAGCCCCGTTATCCCGGGCCACTCGGTCCAAGTAGTTCTGGCGGCCCACGTTGCCTTCGAGCATGCACACCGCCTGCGCCAACCAAATCATCGACGTCAGCAGTTGATGCGGCCACGTTAGATCCACGCCGACGTCGGGCTTCACTACCCGAATTGCTCCACCCGTCTCCAGCGGCATGCGGACCCACTGATGCAGGATTCCCGCCGTAGGGTGCGTCTCTTCTGACATCAGTCGATAGTGTGCATAAAAATCCTTGCTAGGCGTTAGTTCCCGACATCGGTCTTTGAAATTGGCGCCCCAGTGTGTGTGGTCATTTGCCAGGTTCGCCGGATCATGCTGCAGCTGGGCTCTTATTTGCTCCGCCCACTGAGTCCATGGTTCTTCGCCCATGCTGATGAACTCTTTAGCGGTCTTACTCCGTTCTTCACCAGAGTGCTGGGTCAGCGCCTTCCACCCGTCTGGCACTAAGGCCACCCACTGGGCTGTGACAGCCTGCTCGAATACAGCACGCACCAGCGGCACCAAGGCCGTCTCCGGGACACGCCTCACTGCGGATAGGTATGCACGCGCCTGCTCAAAGCCCTGTACAGCGAACCCGGCAACGTATAGGTATTGCCGGATATCCTCTGCTTCTACGCGAGGGTTGCGGGCCTGCCACCTGTCCCAGATGCGCAGAAGTTCCCTTAATGGCGCTAGATCGCGGGCTGCCACGACCATGCCCTCCCGGTAATTTGATCCACCCTGCGGCTGCTCGGTGCTCATTCTGTGTCCCGTGTTTTGTTCACAACTCGTGCGATGGCAATTCGCTGCATCTCCCGCATCTGTTGCTCGTGCTGTTCGTCGATAACGGCTTGTTCGCTGTCCTCGACTGCAACGACATCTTGCTTTCCAAATCCTTGACTCGAACAGTGGAGACCGATGGACACTTCTTCTACGAATTGGCTACGCCGTTCCCTGGGGCAGTACGGTACCCATTTGTCTCGCTTGGGGGACCACTTTTCGTACTTACCGTTCCATAGGTCCTGCGCAGCTTTGCCTGGAGATGCGACATGAACCCTGAATGCACGGTCTCGCAATCCCCTTCGGGGCCAGCCTGGCACTGCCCAGGTCAAGCCAACCATGACGTCCCTAGCGGTCCACGGTGCCGTGTGCGCAGTCATCTCCGCATCTGCTGGCCCCCCAGGGCGTTGCAAAACAACGATCATTGGTGGGTCCCCGGGCCCCCAGGACTCACGAGCCTTGGATAGCTGCACAACCTCGACACCATCTTTTGGTCCCCAAACCCGGAGCGACACGCCATATCTGGCCCCGGGTCCTACCGCGTGAATTCCGATGACCAGCTGTGTCGAGATTGTCGTCCCCGACGAGCGCCGCCCATTCGGACTGACTGATACCGGCAAGGGAACCTCTACCGGCCGAGCGGTAATGCGGAAATCAAGACCTTGAAGAGTCGCTTGCTGGCGATCGTGCAGCAGGGTGACCAGCGCAACTACTAGCGCCACCAGTGCCACTGTGAGCGCTCCCCACGACGACACAATGTCCTCTGTGTCGGTCAGGAACCTTCCAGCGTGTTGAAGAACATCTCCCACGATTCCAAGCCACTTTTCGATTGTCATCACCAAGTCATTTTCCCAGCAGGTCTATGCATTATGCGGCCACGACTCCTCAACTGCGCTCAACTGACGCTGCGAAGCTCGCTCCAGTCGGTGGTGTATCTGGGGGAGAGGTCGGCTTGGTGGTTGGCCCAGGGGGCGGGGGAGTGGGTGCCGATTCGGCCCAGGGCGAGGGTGCCGGTGCCGAAGCGGCGGTTGACCGCATCGATGAGCTCCCCGATCTGGGCGGGTTGCTCGAGCACTCCGGGCAGAACAGGCACGGCCCCCTCGAGGGCGAGGTCCATGCAGAGAATGCCGGCCCGCATGTAGGACATCCCGTGCATGAGCTTGGGCACCAGCGCCGACCGGGCGGCGGCCACCAGCGGGCCCGGCTCATTGGTGGGCACGGCCAGGCGCACGTGCGCGGAGACATTGTGCGCGGGCCCTGGCCGGTGCGGGGAGGTACTGGCAAAGACGGTGAAGCGTCCGGCCACCTCACCTTCCTTCCGCAGCCGGCGGGAGGCGCGTTGGGCGAACTCGGCTACGGCTTGGCCCACGATCTCCGGGTCCCAGATCGGGTCCGGGAAGGAGCGGGAGACTAGGATCTGGGCCTTGGTGGCCACCTCGTCCTCCACCGGGATGGCGGGGAACCCGTTGAGCTCCAGCACGGTGCGCATCTGCACCACGGAGAACTTGTGCCGGATGGCCACCGGGTCGGCATCACGCAAATCGGCGGTGGTCTCGATGCCCATCGCCTCCAGGCGTTTCGCCAGCCTCCCGGCGATTCCCCAGACCTCGGTGACGGGCAGGGCTTCCATGAGCCGGTCCCAGTACCCCTCCGGGGCCTGGTCCCAGTGCACCACCCCACCGGTGGCGGGCAGCTTTTTAGCGCATTCTGTGGCGATTTTCGCCCTCGTCTTGGAGCTGGCGATCCCGATGCTCACCGGCAGGCCGATGTTGCGGGCCACGGTGGCTTTGAGCCGGCGGGCCCACCGCACCTGCTCCTCGGGTGTGCCGTGCGGGGGGAGGAGGAAGCACTCGTCGATGGAGTACACCTCCTGCCCCCGTGCGTGGCGGGCCAGCAGCAGCATCACCCGCTCGGACAGGTCGGCGTAGAGCTGGTAGTTGGAGGAACGCTTCTCCAGCCGCCACCGCTTCGCGTCGGCGCGCAGCTGGAACCAGGGATCGCCCATCTTGATCCCCAGGGCCTTGGCCTCAGCGCTGCGGGCGACGACACAGCCGTCGTTGTTGGAGAGCACCACCAGTGGCTTGCCCGCCAGGGAGGGCTCGAAGAGGGCCTCGCAGGAGGCGTAGAAGTTGTTCACGTCGACCAGGGCGATCACCGTCGTCCACCGTCCTAGTGCAGCTTCCGCTGGTTGATGTGGCGGATTCCGTAGACCACGACACCCCAGATGTGCAGGGTCGACAGGGACGGGACCTCCACGTTGGGGTAGGCCGGGTTCTCCGGGTGCAGCACGACCCGGTCCGGGTGGACGTGCAGGGTCTTGATGGTGAAGTCGCCGTCGAGCACGGCGATCACCACGCTGCCGTGCTTGGGGGTCAGGGAGCGGTCCACGAGGACTTCGTCGCCGGAGTAGATCCCGATGCCTTCCATGGAGTCTCCGGTGACGCGGAAGATGAAAGTGGAGGTGACATCGCGGATGAGCACCTCGTTGAGGTCGATCCGGCCGTCGTCGAAGCTGTCCTGGGCAGGGGAGGGGAAGCCAGCCGGGACTCGGACCAGGACCGCAGAGACCAGCACGGGGCGGTCAATGGTGAGCGGTACTGAGTGTCTCATGCCGCCAGGATAGAACACATATTCTAAAGCTCATCCCATAAACACAATAGACCCGTACAAATATACGATGTGGCTAGTGCCGATGGTGCGGATTTTTCCCCGTCGACCGGACACGCCAAGGGGCCCGGCTACGGAGCCGAGGCGGCGCCGGCGGCTTGGTTTTGGCCGGCGGCGATCTGGGCGGCCCAGCGTTGCCGGAACGGCCGGCGGGGGCCAGGCTCGGGGGCCGACGCTGGCACGGCCGCGGAGGCAGCCAGGCGGGCCGCGGAGCGTTCAGCGGCGGCGCGTGCTGCCGCACGGCGCTGAG from Kocuria turfanensis carries:
- a CDS encoding ParA family protein; the encoded protein is MQTLMVYSESGGVTKTTTAVSLAMVAAAEGRRVVLVDLDPRAASTKWFGVEPSAEGMHVGAILGDENPEGWAEDLAVPSGWHPNLRVIPSARNVSNREADRADHAELRLKISLTGLAADVVVIDCPNRQGGPLTLSALNAADTVVYAATATSDGIDGVEGARRTVAQFRRHRQQLGAPDTLTEAGIVVGGVKETIMSRAAVASLEELRATGLFLEPLIPDRAIVQEVRISGEWYGQYRKGSRVLDAYTAIAKKVLR
- a CDS encoding DUF5677 domain-containing protein, producing the protein MSTEQPQGGSNYREGMVVAARDLAPLRELLRIWDRWQARNPRVEAEDIRQYLYVAGFAVQGFEQARAYLSAVRRVPETALVPLVRAVFEQAVTAQWVALVPDGWKALTQHSGEERSKTAKEFISMGEEPWTQWAEQIRAQLQHDPANLANDHTHWGANFKDRCRELTPSKDFYAHYRLMSEETHPTAGILHQWVRMPLETGGAIRVVKPDVGVDLTWPHQLLTSMIWLAQAVCMLEGNVGRQNYLDRVARDNGAIPRLELSEEHHKRIRKAARRAAREAARATPISMVSDRLAR
- a CDS encoding Y-family DNA polymerase, encoding MIALVDVNNFYASCEALFEPSLAGKPLVVLSNNDGCVVARSAEAKALGIKMGDPWFQLRADAKRWRLEKRSSNYQLYADLSERVMLLLARHARGQEVYSIDECFLLPPHGTPEEQVRWARRLKATVARNIGLPVSIGIASSKTRAKIATECAKKLPATGGVVHWDQAPEGYWDRLMEALPVTEVWGIAGRLAKRLEAMGIETTADLRDADPVAIRHKFSVVQMRTVLELNGFPAIPVEDEVATKAQILVSRSFPDPIWDPEIVGQAVAEFAQRASRRLRKEGEVAGRFTVFASTSPHRPGPAHNVSAHVRLAVPTNEPGPLVAAARSALVPKLMHGMSYMRAGILCMDLALEGAVPVLPGVLEQPAQIGELIDAVNRRFGTGTLALGRIGTHSPAPWANHQADLSPRYTTDWSELRSVS
- a CDS encoding LexA family protein — translated: MRHSVPLTIDRPVLVSAVLVRVPAGFPSPAQDSFDDGRIDLNEVLIRDVTSTFIFRVTGDSMEGIGIYSGDEVLVDRSLTPKHGSVVIAVLDGDFTIKTLHVHPDRVVLHPENPAYPNVEVPSLSTLHIWGVVVYGIRHINQRKLH